The uncultured Desulfuromonas sp. genome has a segment encoding these proteins:
- a CDS encoding GTPase domain-containing protein, translated as MSFINYASREINCKIVYYGPGLCGKTTNLQHVYQKTAPDSKGKMISLATESERTLFFDFLPLALGEVRGFKTRFHLYTVPGQVFYDASRKLILKGVDGVVFVADSQEARMDANIESLENLRENLEEQGYDLDKLPYVVQYNKQDLPNLSPMDELQRFINPTKVPEFKACAMSGVGVFETLKAIAKLVLLDLKKGGR; from the coding sequence ATGTCTTTTATCAACTACGCCTCGCGTGAGATTAACTGCAAAATTGTTTATTACGGTCCCGGTTTGTGCGGTAAAACAACCAACTTGCAGCACGTCTACCAAAAAACAGCACCGGACTCCAAAGGCAAGATGATCTCGTTGGCGACGGAATCGGAGAGGACGCTGTTCTTTGACTTCCTGCCCCTGGCTTTGGGAGAGGTGCGCGGTTTCAAAACCCGCTTTCATCTGTACACCGTTCCCGGTCAGGTGTTTTACGATGCCTCGCGGAAATTGATCCTCAAAGGAGTTGACGGCGTGGTGTTTGTTGCCGACTCTCAGGAGGCACGGATGGATGCCAATATCGAGAGTCTGGAAAACCTGCGCGAGAATCTCGAAGAGCAGGGCTACGATCTCGACAAGTTGCCGTATGTGGTGCAATACAACAAACAGGACCTGCCCAATCTCAGCCCGATGGATGAGTTGCAGCGCTTTATCAACCCGACGAAAGTGCCTGAGTTTAAAGCCTGTGCCATGAGTGGTGTCGGAGTGTTCGAAACCCTTAAAGCCATTGCTAAACTTGTGCTTCTCGACCTGAAAAAAGGTGGACGATAA
- a CDS encoding chemotaxis protein CheW: MRKYFPFRIEETWYALPLELVETVVRSVALIGLPEAASGLLGLIDYKGTAYPVLDVRFRLHKPSRPVGVDQRIILSHRGTQIVAFLADEVESVIEVSDAQLKQAAEIFPEMDSYVTAILWHNDKKLQLCDAETFLYFDHELLEDHKAESGAAKPTTDH; this comes from the coding sequence ATGAGAAAATATTTCCCCTTTCGGATTGAAGAAACCTGGTATGCCCTGCCCCTGGAGCTGGTGGAGACGGTGGTGCGTTCCGTGGCGCTGATCGGACTGCCTGAGGCGGCCAGCGGCCTGCTGGGGTTAATCGATTATAAAGGTACGGCCTATCCGGTGTTGGATGTGCGTTTTCGTCTTCACAAACCGTCCCGACCCGTTGGGGTGGATCAGAGAATCATTTTGTCGCATCGTGGTACGCAGATTGTCGCTTTTCTCGCGGACGAGGTGGAATCGGTGATCGAAGTGTCCGACGCCCAGTTGAAGCAGGCGGCTGAGATTTTTCCGGAGATGGACAGTTATGTGACGGCGATTCTCTGGCATAACGATAAAAAGTTGCAGCTGTGTGATGCCGAAACCTTTTTGTACTTTGATCACGAATTGCTCGAAGATCACAAGGCCGAGAGTGGTGCGGCGAAGCCGACAACGGACCATTAA
- a CDS encoding CheR family methyltransferase, whose translation MDAAQVLSPEKCQELSAFVHKRFGMFFPPERHNDLLRALVRASDESGFSDPQAYVDWVLTASHSDKDLEPLVTSLTIGETYFFRDPGLFTALREVLIPQRVRHGRETKTLRVWSAGCSTGEEPYSVAMLLDYYGLINNDWSVKLVATDVNVKSLRRARKGIYSRWSFRGLSEPMQQRYFDAVDDHHWQLKDEIRRRVDFSYLNLAAPPFRICEDARCRCDIILCRNVLMYFSRELREQILAELGRMLDDGGWLVVSPSEAGLVAVDGLHSVHINGMVLHRKGVGELPRPARHPVLPERVAVHKKSLPPAAPAQVAKPQARPKREAEARVDTPLSLELCTDLVEQGEYRQAMAQLEELLADSQEDRLGQARVNLLLAKCHANIGHVDQAQEHLSQALRLDQMNPSAHYLGGVIALEGQDYDQARQSLERALYLDDNYIMAQLTMGMLQGQCGDVTQQEKSFARVHLLLDRLADDDLVADSGGMTAAHLRLSLKN comes from the coding sequence ATGGATGCGGCACAGGTGCTTTCACCGGAAAAATGTCAGGAACTGAGTGCATTTGTGCACAAACGGTTCGGCATGTTTTTCCCTCCGGAGCGCCATAATGATTTGCTGCGTGCCCTTGTCCGCGCCAGTGATGAGTCGGGTTTTAGTGATCCGCAGGCCTATGTTGACTGGGTGCTGACGGCATCGCACAGTGATAAGGATCTGGAACCGCTGGTGACCAGCCTGACCATTGGCGAGACCTACTTTTTTCGCGATCCTGGCTTGTTTACCGCCTTACGGGAAGTGCTGATTCCCCAGCGGGTACGTCATGGCAGAGAAACCAAGACATTGCGCGTGTGGAGCGCGGGATGCAGTACCGGCGAAGAACCCTATTCCGTGGCGATGCTGCTGGACTATTATGGTCTGATCAACAACGATTGGTCCGTCAAGCTGGTGGCCACAGATGTCAACGTCAAGTCGTTGCGTCGGGCGCGCAAAGGGATCTATTCGCGCTGGTCGTTTCGTGGTCTGTCTGAGCCGATGCAGCAGCGTTATTTTGACGCGGTTGATGATCATCACTGGCAGCTCAAGGATGAGATCCGCCGTCGGGTGGATTTCAGCTATCTGAATCTGGCCGCACCGCCGTTTCGTATCTGCGAGGATGCACGTTGCCGTTGCGACATCATTTTGTGTCGGAATGTGCTGATGTATTTTTCACGTGAGCTGCGGGAGCAGATTCTGGCTGAGCTGGGCCGGATGCTCGATGACGGCGGTTGGCTGGTGGTGAGTCCGAGTGAAGCGGGCCTGGTCGCGGTGGACGGTTTACATTCGGTGCACATCAATGGCATGGTGTTACATCGAAAAGGGGTGGGGGAGCTGCCGCGGCCTGCTCGGCACCCGGTGTTACCGGAACGTGTGGCGGTGCATAAAAAATCGTTACCGCCGGCGGCCCCTGCTCAAGTCGCAAAACCTCAAGCCAGACCAAAGCGTGAAGCCGAAGCCCGTGTTGACACGCCATTATCGCTGGAGCTCTGCACGGATCTGGTTGAGCAAGGTGAATATCGCCAGGCGATGGCGCAGCTGGAGGAGCTGTTGGCTGATAGCCAAGAGGATCGGCTTGGCCAGGCTCGCGTCAATCTGCTGCTGGCAAAGTGTCATGCCAATATCGGCCATGTCGATCAGGCACAGGAACATTTGTCGCAGGCATTACGCCTGGACCAGATGAACCCGTCAGCGCATTATCTCGGCGGTGTTATTGCCTTGGAAGGGCAGGATTATGACCAGGCCCGACAGAGTCTCGAACGAGCACTCTATCTGGATGACAATTATATTATGGCGCAATTGACCATGGGGATGCTGCAGGGCCAATGTGGTGACGTGACTCAGCAGGAAAAATCGTTTGCGCGCGTCCACCTGCTCCTGGATCGGCTGGCGGATGATGATCTGGTTGCCGACTCCGGTGGCATGACCGCAGCGCATTTGCGTCTGTCATTAAAGAACTGA
- a CDS encoding hybrid sensor histidine kinase/response regulator: MDEQQLLTMLREAFKEEALERLTSLSSCLVQLERVEEGMADCEPLEVAFREAHSLKGAARSVSLGDIESLCQTLESVLSQVKKGQCSLQTDDFDLLHNCVRVMEAFLDHFSTTQEAGYREQVAPLIEQLQTLCEPCGMVKKPVEPPPGMEMPSAVAAADPETGAADNDRATQTVPPSRTETAEKPSASAPVTAKEGTLRVSTHHLDSVMQKAESLITLKLTVSERHHESLAMAEVFEHWHKDWNQIAPQLRRLHSRSDDLHCEEAQRALDSLLGYIERTQNALQRLETQVGRHQQRLLQDKATTSTLIDELLEEVKEIIMVPFANLSASFPRTVREVARTQGKEVDLLVEGDETEIDKRILEMISSPLTHLIRNAIDHGIELPQTRLAAGKETKARLRISLTRTQGGRVEVRICDDGAGIDLDRVRARAVEKQLLTEQAAAEMSDEEATWLIFNSGLSTSSMITEISGRGLGMAIVKEKVEDLGGHLHVETRRGEGTCFKLHIPVSLAVFKGILIQSRGVELIVPTVMVERVLKVSRQTIRTVENREVIRFDDENLALVNLGGLLAITDRPITQTDQIHVVVVHDSEQRIGFVVDEVDGEYELLVKELGDQLRHVRYFSGASILGDGRVVPVLDARDLLTAPMESAGRIRNDGTDQQAPRRILAVDDSITSRMLIKNILEAAGYVVTTAIDGEDAFAKLVAGAFDLVVSDVEMPQLDGFGLTARIRATESVQEVPVVLVTSLESAEDKEKGIVAGANAYIVKRSFDQSNLLDTIKRLI, translated from the coding sequence ATGGATGAGCAGCAACTGCTGACAATGCTCCGCGAGGCCTTCAAGGAGGAGGCCCTGGAACGGCTGACCAGCCTGTCGTCCTGCCTGGTCCAACTGGAACGGGTGGAAGAGGGCATGGCGGACTGTGAGCCCCTTGAGGTGGCGTTTCGTGAAGCGCACAGCCTGAAAGGGGCGGCCCGTTCCGTGTCGTTGGGGGATATCGAGTCGTTGTGCCAGACGCTGGAAAGTGTGCTGTCGCAGGTCAAAAAAGGGCAGTGCTCATTACAGACCGACGACTTTGACCTGTTGCACAATTGTGTGCGGGTGATGGAAGCGTTTCTTGACCATTTTTCCACCACTCAGGAAGCCGGTTACCGCGAACAGGTGGCACCGCTGATTGAGCAGTTGCAGACGCTGTGTGAGCCCTGCGGCATGGTTAAAAAGCCCGTTGAGCCACCGCCCGGTATGGAGATGCCGTCGGCTGTGGCTGCTGCCGATCCGGAGACTGGAGCGGCCGACAACGATCGCGCGACTCAGACCGTCCCCCCGTCACGCACAGAAACAGCGGAGAAACCTTCCGCTTCCGCCCCTGTGACGGCCAAAGAGGGAACGTTACGGGTTTCCACCCATCATCTCGACAGCGTCATGCAGAAGGCGGAAAGTCTCATCACCCTGAAGCTGACCGTGTCGGAACGCCATCATGAAAGTCTGGCCATGGCCGAGGTGTTTGAGCATTGGCACAAGGACTGGAACCAGATTGCCCCCCAGCTGCGTCGTTTACACAGCCGTTCTGATGATCTGCATTGCGAAGAGGCACAACGGGCTCTGGACAGTCTGCTCGGCTATATCGAGCGCACGCAAAACGCGTTGCAACGCCTGGAAACCCAGGTTGGCCGACACCAGCAACGTCTGCTGCAGGATAAAGCGACCACCTCCACCTTGATCGATGAACTGCTCGAAGAGGTTAAAGAGATTATCATGGTGCCGTTTGCCAACCTGTCGGCCAGCTTTCCCCGTACCGTACGTGAAGTGGCCCGCACGCAGGGCAAGGAGGTCGATCTGCTGGTGGAGGGCGATGAGACCGAAATTGATAAGCGGATTCTCGAGATGATTTCATCACCGTTGACGCACCTGATTCGTAACGCCATTGATCACGGCATTGAGCTGCCCCAAACCCGTCTGGCTGCCGGCAAAGAGACCAAGGCGCGGTTGCGGATCTCTCTGACGCGGACTCAGGGCGGCCGCGTCGAGGTGCGCATCTGTGATGATGGCGCCGGTATCGATCTTGACCGGGTGCGAGCCCGGGCCGTTGAAAAACAGCTGCTCACCGAACAGGCCGCCGCGGAGATGAGTGACGAAGAGGCGACATGGCTGATTTTTAACTCCGGCTTATCGACCAGTTCCATGATCACCGAGATTTCCGGGCGTGGACTGGGCATGGCCATTGTCAAAGAGAAGGTCGAGGATCTTGGCGGCCACCTGCATGTTGAGACGCGACGCGGTGAAGGAACCTGCTTCAAATTGCATATTCCGGTGAGCCTAGCGGTGTTCAAGGGCATTCTTATTCAGTCACGCGGTGTCGAACTGATCGTGCCGACCGTCATGGTGGAACGGGTGTTGAAGGTCTCCCGGCAGACCATCCGTACGGTGGAGAACCGTGAAGTGATCCGGTTTGATGATGAGAATCTGGCGCTGGTCAACCTCGGTGGGCTGCTGGCGATTACCGACCGGCCCATCACCCAGACCGATCAGATCCACGTGGTTGTGGTGCACGACAGTGAGCAGCGCATCGGCTTTGTGGTCGATGAAGTCGATGGTGAATATGAACTGCTGGTCAAAGAACTGGGTGATCAGTTGCGTCATGTGCGCTATTTTTCCGGGGCGTCCATATTGGGCGACGGCCGGGTGGTGCCGGTGCTTGATGCCCGTGATCTGCTGACGGCGCCCATGGAAAGTGCCGGGCGGATTCGTAACGACGGCACGGACCAACAGGCCCCGCGGCGGATTCTCGCGGTGGATGACTCTATTACGTCACGCATGTTGATCAAAAATATTCTCGAAGCCGCGGGCTATGTGGTGACCACGGCCATTGACGGTGAAGATGCCTTCGCCAAGTTGGTGGCCGGGGCGTTCGATTTAGTCGTCAGTGACGTGGAGATGCCGCAGCTTGACGGTTTCGGCCTTACTGCACGGATTCGGGCAACGGAGAGTGTCCAGGAGGTTCCAGTGGTTCTGGTGACCAGTCTCGAATCGGCAGAGGATAAAGAGAAAGGCATTGTTGCCGGCGCCAATGCCTATATCGTCAAACGAAGCTTTGATCAAAGCAATCTGCTTGATACAATAAAACGATTGATCTAA
- the cheB gene encoding chemotaxis-specific protein-glutamate methyltransferase CheB: MIRVLIAEDSASSRTYLKFIVESAEDMEVVAVAENGEQAVELTCRLQPDVVAMDIHMPILDGCSATRQIMARCPTPVVIVSSLVNGRASQETFRILEAGAVAAVPKPSGPNSKAAVEDRNKLLRILRQVAGLEVVPSPEPSTETAVNPTEEKISCRYQLVVVGASTGGPVALQNMLRQLPAGFPLPILVVQHISPGFVPGMVQWLQNDCALRLCVAENGQGIEPGVVYFAPDDLHMGVTSAGRIVLKEGPMMHSVRPAVSYLFQSAARAYGGDVIGVLMTGMGRDGAAELLTLQQQGAITMIQNKDSCVVYGMPGEAERLGAGNYKLSPERIGQQLIRLCCR, encoded by the coding sequence ATGATCCGGGTGCTGATTGCCGAAGATTCCGCCTCGTCACGGACCTACCTCAAGTTTATCGTTGAATCCGCCGAGGATATGGAAGTGGTGGCCGTGGCGGAAAACGGTGAACAGGCCGTAGAACTGACCTGCCGTTTGCAGCCTGATGTGGTGGCCATGGATATCCATATGCCGATTCTTGACGGCTGTAGTGCCACCCGACAGATTATGGCACGTTGTCCGACGCCGGTGGTGATTGTCAGCAGCTTGGTCAACGGCAGAGCGTCTCAGGAAACCTTTCGTATTCTCGAAGCCGGTGCCGTGGCCGCGGTCCCTAAACCCAGCGGTCCCAATAGTAAGGCCGCGGTGGAAGACCGGAATAAATTATTGCGCATTCTGCGTCAGGTCGCCGGATTGGAGGTGGTGCCGTCCCCGGAACCTTCTACGGAAACGGCGGTCAATCCGACGGAGGAAAAAATTTCCTGCCGCTATCAACTGGTGGTGGTTGGGGCTTCTACCGGTGGCCCGGTGGCGTTACAGAATATGTTGCGTCAGTTGCCGGCCGGTTTTCCGTTACCGATTCTGGTGGTTCAGCATATTTCCCCCGGTTTTGTTCCGGGAATGGTACAGTGGCTGCAAAACGACTGTGCTCTGAGACTGTGCGTGGCGGAGAATGGTCAGGGCATCGAACCGGGCGTGGTCTATTTCGCTCCGGATGATCTGCACATGGGCGTAACCTCCGCAGGACGGATTGTTCTCAAGGAGGGCCCGATGATGCACAGTGTGCGCCCGGCCGTCTCCTATCTGTTTCAGTCCGCGGCCCGTGCTTACGGTGGTGATGTGATCGGTGTCCTGATGACCGGCATGGGGCGTGACGGTGCGGCGGAGTTACTGACTCTGCAGCAACAGGGCGCGATCACCATGATTCAGAATAAAGACAGCTGCGTCGTGTACGGCATGCCGGGGGAGGCGGAACGTTTGGGGGCCGGCAACTATAAGTTGTCTCCGGAGCGAATCGGCCAGCAGTTGATTCGCCTGTGTTGTCGTTAA
- a CDS encoding chemotaxis protein CheW: MADSREHIILKQRAEQLARPDDKVESGRLLSVVEFRLAEEVYAFELVQVRKVVPVSALVALPGAPAFVAGITHFSGQILSVVDLRRFFELPTPKNDSRQKLIILRDRNMQMAVLAEEVLGVRELEEHRLQTGLPTLTGVRERYLKGVSPDQTIVLDVARMLSDERLVVDQA; encoded by the coding sequence ATGGCCGACTCGCGTGAACACATTATTCTGAAACAGCGGGCTGAGCAATTGGCGCGTCCGGACGACAAGGTCGAGTCGGGCCGGTTGCTGTCGGTGGTCGAATTTCGTCTGGCTGAGGAAGTGTATGCTTTTGAGCTGGTGCAGGTTCGAAAGGTGGTGCCGGTGTCGGCTCTGGTTGCCTTGCCCGGAGCGCCGGCTTTTGTCGCCGGGATCACTCATTTTTCCGGCCAGATTCTGTCCGTAGTCGATTTGCGTCGTTTCTTCGAGCTGCCGACGCCGAAAAACGACAGTCGCCAGAAATTGATTATTTTACGTGACCGCAACATGCAGATGGCCGTTCTGGCTGAAGAGGTTCTCGGTGTTCGGGAACTGGAGGAGCACCGCCTGCAAACAGGATTGCCGACCTTGACGGGCGTTCGCGAGCGCTACCTTAAAGGGGTGTCGCCGGATCAGACCATTGTTCTCGATGTGGCGAGAATGCTGTCTGATGAACGACTCGTTGTCGATCAAGCATAA
- a CDS encoding diguanylate cyclase produces MAQQFKVLLVEDSRTQALRFQFMLEAHGFDAVVVSNGREALDRLKQEYFPIIITDWVMPEMDGVELCQAIRSRKFAGYVFIFLVTSKDDPDDIVAGLQAGADDYLTKPVSELELVARLNTAKRVIDLERSLKKRNEEVLHLSVTDALTEVHNRSYFNTQCPSFVARSVRSRQPVSCMICDVDHFKKVNDTFGHLAGDRVLQEFAACLKLQVRQGLDLLVRYGGEEFVVVLSDTGREGAWAVAERMRQAIEALSIPWEDQTITLTASFGVVSYLPETLTHLLSVEQLMTAADEALYEAKEAGRNCIRQVTL; encoded by the coding sequence ATGGCGCAACAGTTCAAAGTGTTATTGGTTGAGGACAGCCGTACCCAGGCGTTGCGTTTTCAGTTCATGCTGGAAGCGCACGGCTTTGATGCGGTCGTGGTCAGCAATGGCCGTGAAGCCCTTGACCGCCTCAAACAGGAATACTTTCCGATCATCATCACCGATTGGGTGATGCCGGAGATGGATGGTGTGGAACTGTGTCAGGCCATTCGCAGTCGCAAGTTTGCCGGGTATGTGTTCATCTTCCTGGTCACATCCAAAGATGATCCCGATGATATTGTCGCCGGTTTACAGGCCGGTGCCGATGATTATCTGACCAAACCGGTTTCCGAACTGGAGTTGGTGGCACGCCTCAATACGGCCAAGAGGGTCATTGATCTGGAGCGTTCCCTGAAAAAACGTAATGAAGAAGTGCTTCATCTGTCGGTGACCGATGCCCTGACCGAAGTCCACAATCGCAGTTATTTCAATACCCAGTGTCCGTCATTTGTCGCCCGTTCCGTGCGCTCGCGCCAGCCGGTTTCCTGTATGATCTGTGATGTCGATCATTTTAAAAAGGTCAATGATACTTTTGGCCATCTGGCCGGCGACCGGGTGTTACAGGAATTTGCCGCCTGCCTGAAGCTGCAGGTGCGTCAGGGCCTTGATCTGCTGGTGCGTTACGGTGGCGAGGAGTTTGTCGTCGTTTTGTCCGATACCGGCCGTGAAGGGGCGTGGGCTGTCGCGGAACGGATGCGCCAGGCCATTGAAGCCTTGTCCATCCCCTGGGAAGATCAAACCATTACCCTGACCGCCAGCTTTGGCGTGGTCAGCTATCTGCCCGAGACCCTGACCCATCTGCTCAGTGTTGAACAGCTGATGACGGCAGCGGATGAAGCCCTTTATGAGGCCAAGGAGGCGGGGCGTAACTGCATTCGCCAGGTTACGTTATGA
- a CDS encoding diguanylate cyclase: protein MSLLQARNVDILVVEDSYTQALKLEQLFEDEGLSVACADGASRALMWLENYRPSLIISDVVMPDMDGFELCRQIKGHEETRHVPVVLLTRLSEPEDIVRGLECGADHFVTKPFDCSLLVSQVHNILLNQKIRSRQRSDDGVEIYFAGKKHVINSERSQILDLLLSTYEGALQQKRELERMNEQLNDALDTIKKRNAEIAELAVRDSLTGTFNRGYFNETFPGAIRRAQRYQQSLALIMCDIDHFKLINDHYGHQTGDRVIKSVAQGLAQSLRQGVDWLARYGGEEFVIILPETSLEGALVVAERMRRNIAEQEIVCDPQSIRLTASFGVSGCDPEHASMLTANGMIAAADRCLYQAKKQGRNCCCSKNLK from the coding sequence ATGAGTTTATTACAGGCTAGAAATGTCGATATCCTGGTCGTTGAAGACAGTTATACCCAGGCGTTGAAACTGGAGCAACTGTTCGAGGATGAGGGACTGAGTGTAGCCTGTGCCGATGGCGCCTCGCGCGCCCTGATGTGGTTGGAGAACTATCGTCCGTCACTGATTATCAGTGATGTGGTAATGCCCGATATGGACGGGTTTGAGCTGTGCCGCCAGATCAAAGGTCATGAAGAGACCCGTCATGTCCCGGTGGTGCTGTTGACCCGCCTTTCCGAGCCGGAAGATATCGTTCGTGGTCTGGAATGTGGTGCCGATCACTTTGTCACCAAACCGTTTGACTGCAGCCTGCTGGTTTCTCAGGTGCACAATATTCTGCTCAATCAGAAAATCCGCAGCCGGCAACGCAGTGATGATGGGGTCGAGATCTACTTTGCCGGCAAAAAGCATGTGATCAACTCGGAGCGCTCACAAATCCTTGACTTGCTGCTGTCCACCTACGAAGGGGCATTGCAACAGAAGCGCGAGCTGGAACGGATGAACGAGCAGCTCAACGACGCCCTCGACACCATCAAGAAACGCAATGCCGAAATTGCCGAACTGGCGGTACGTGATTCCCTCACCGGCACCTTCAACCGCGGTTATTTCAACGAGACGTTTCCCGGTGCGATTCGCCGTGCGCAACGCTATCAACAAAGCCTGGCGCTGATCATGTGTGATATTGATCATTTCAAGCTGATCAACGACCACTACGGCCATCAGACCGGCGACCGGGTGATCAAGAGTGTCGCCCAGGGATTGGCGCAATCCCTGCGCCAGGGCGTTGACTGGCTGGCACGTTATGGCGGGGAAGAATTCGTGATTATCCTTCCGGAAACCAGTCTGGAAGGGGCGCTGGTCGTGGCGGAACGGATGCGGCGGAACATTGCCGAACAGGAGATCGTCTGTGATCCGCAGAGTATCCGTCTGACGGCCAGCTTCGGCGTGTCCGGCTGTGATCCGGAACACGCCAGTATGCTGACGGCCAACGGCATGATTGCCGCGGCGGACCGTTGTCTGTATCAGGCTAAAAAACAGGGGCGCAACTGCTGCTGTTCAAAAAACCTCAAATAA
- a CDS encoding methyl-accepting chemotaxis protein gives MNFLRTSLKKRLVLQFLLVALIPIGIVEFLSFTATRDALDEEALEKVQMVNEVNRERLLEYFDNLFTDLEVLARSQNVATALERLETYHQRTGQKGNAPFDVTSSTYRDLYKKIDPFLRDFLINYEYHDLLLICGEHGHVMYSVEQESDFGANLSNGSLSNSALATVWKQVMNGATQVVLDFVDYEPSGMPIAFAAVPVIDAQGQPMAVIAVKISIDAINEIVENHGQFGETGESYVVGSDTMLRSELRFAPGQVLKQQVATPAIEQAIHDQASLGFETNYAGKKVLGAYDDVGFNERGYGFEWVVVSEIEQDEALAPVSVLRLHTLLVSFPVALLACWFGWWAAGKIVAPVRRMLVNFEHLAEGDLEQADAHVTCQDELGRMQKAFARMLRSFRQRNEQIARIAEGDLNVDVEIASDRDKVGLAMREMVDSLKAITVSARHISEGDLSVEIIERSDHDELGLALKMMITNLRDIIGELVTGTSTLAASVSQLSTTSSLLAASAAETSSSMAEVTATVDEVRQTSQVSSDRAQDVATTSEEASRYSEQGSEATQKTATGMSVIKEEMDYIAESIVSLSEQSQNVGEIVDTVTDLADQSNLLSVNASIEAAKAGEHGKGFTVVAQEVKSLAAQSKQATEQIKRILSDIQKATGSAVMATERGTKAVQAGVDLMTQTEETFQVMTGNINTSAEFAMQIASSSQQQLAGVEQVAQAMLTIKDAGQQNMDSARQLEDATQRLETLANNLKQLSERFTL, from the coding sequence ATGAATTTTTTGCGTACGAGCCTGAAAAAACGTCTGGTGCTTCAGTTTCTTCTTGTGGCACTGATACCCATCGGTATTGTCGAATTTCTCAGCTTTACCGCAACGCGCGATGCCCTTGACGAAGAGGCGTTGGAGAAGGTTCAGATGGTCAATGAGGTCAACCGGGAACGGTTGCTGGAATATTTTGACAATCTGTTTACCGATCTTGAGGTTCTAGCCCGGTCGCAAAATGTCGCCACAGCGCTGGAGCGACTCGAGACCTATCATCAACGCACCGGACAGAAGGGCAATGCCCCCTTTGATGTCACCTCCTCCACGTACCGGGATCTCTATAAAAAAATCGATCCTTTTCTGCGCGACTTTCTGATCAATTATGAATACCACGATCTGTTGTTGATTTGCGGCGAGCACGGCCATGTGATGTACAGCGTCGAACAGGAGAGCGATTTCGGCGCTAATCTCAGCAATGGCTCGTTAAGCAACAGTGCTCTGGCAACCGTCTGGAAACAGGTGATGAACGGTGCGACGCAGGTGGTGCTTGACTTTGTCGATTATGAGCCGAGCGGGATGCCGATTGCTTTTGCCGCCGTACCGGTGATCGACGCTCAGGGCCAACCCATGGCAGTGATCGCCGTCAAAATAAGTATTGATGCCATCAACGAAATTGTCGAAAACCATGGTCAGTTTGGTGAAACCGGCGAAAGTTATGTCGTGGGCAGCGATACCATGCTGCGCTCTGAATTGCGCTTTGCACCCGGCCAGGTGTTGAAGCAACAGGTGGCGACACCGGCCATTGAACAGGCCATTCATGATCAGGCGAGTTTGGGGTTTGAGACCAATTATGCCGGAAAGAAAGTGCTCGGCGCCTATGATGATGTTGGTTTTAACGAGCGTGGCTATGGTTTTGAATGGGTGGTCGTCAGTGAAATCGAACAGGACGAAGCCCTGGCGCCGGTGTCGGTGCTGCGCCTGCATACGCTGTTGGTGAGTTTTCCTGTCGCTCTGCTGGCCTGTTGGTTTGGCTGGTGGGCTGCCGGCAAGATTGTCGCGCCGGTGCGTCGCATGCTGGTTAATTTTGAGCATCTGGCTGAGGGGGATCTGGAACAGGCCGATGCCCATGTGACCTGCCAGGATGAATTGGGACGGATGCAGAAGGCGTTTGCCCGCATGCTGCGCAGCTTCCGCCAGCGCAATGAGCAGATCGCCCGGATTGCCGAGGGCGACCTCAATGTCGATGTGGAAATCGCTTCGGACCGCGACAAGGTCGGTCTGGCTATGCGTGAGATGGTCGACAGCCTCAAAGCCATCACTGTCTCGGCACGGCACATTTCCGAAGGCGATCTGAGCGTTGAGATTATCGAACGCAGTGATCACGATGAACTGGGACTGGCGTTGAAGATGATGATCACCAATCTGCGCGATATTATCGGTGAACTGGTGACCGGGACCTCAACACTGGCGGCGTCCGTCAGTCAGCTGTCCACCACCTCGTCACTGCTGGCTGCCAGTGCCGCGGAAACCTCCAGCTCCATGGCCGAAGTTACCGCCACGGTGGATGAAGTGCGTCAGACCTCCCAGGTGTCCAGTGACCGTGCTCAGGACGTGGCGACCACCTCGGAAGAGGCCAGCCGTTATTCGGAACAGGGCAGTGAAGCCACGCAGAAGACCGCTACCGGGATGAGCGTGATCAAGGAAGAGATGGATTATATTGCCGAGAGCATCGTTTCGCTCAGTGAACAGAGTCAAAATGTCGGAGAAATCGTCGATACCGTGACCGATCTGGCGGATCAGTCGAATCTGCTGTCGGTTAATGCGTCCATTGAAGCGGCCAAGGCCGGTGAACACGGCAAGGGCTTTACCGTGGTGGCCCAGGAGGTGAAATCCCTCGCCGCTCAGTCGAAACAGGCCACCGAACAGATCAAGCGTATTCTCAGTGACATTCAAAAAGCCACCGGCTCTGCGGTCATGGCCACTGAACGGGGCACCAAAGCAGTGCAGGCCGGGGTTGATCTGATGACGCAGACCGAAGAAACCTTCCAGGTCATGACCGGAAACATCAATACTTCGGCGGAATTTGCCATGCAGATCGCCTCCTCAAGCCAACAGCAGCTGGCCGGGGTGGAACAGGTGGCCCAGGCGATGTTGACCATCAAGGATGCCGGACAACAGAATATGGACAGTGCCCGCCAGTTGGAAGACGCCACCCAGCGTCTGGAAACCTTGGCTAATAACCTCAAGCAGCTTTCCGAGCGGTTTACCCTGTAA